GAAAATAGCAAAAGGCCTAAAGTTACATTCTTCCCAAGGAGAATCTCAAGGGTCAATGATACAACGAATAACTCGCTACCCACCAAAAAAGCGAACGTAGAAAAAGATGAACGTAGAAAACAGCAGCATAAACAAACAGAACAGGAAAACAACATTCAcgaaaaagagagagatagaTACCTTCATCACTGAGAGGTGAAGCGAGAGGGAATAGAAGGAAAAACACCAGCACAAAATAGAGCAACCCCATTTTCATATTCGTCTTCCCCTCCACAAACAATTGTTCCTCCACCACCGTCATTCAGAGATGCGCATATACAGACGACAGAAGCAGGAAAAGAAgtacaacaaaaaagaagtcTTGGAGGAGCTCAGTCACTCGACAACATCTTATCCTTGTCTCTCCTCATACATAGCCTAGCAAGCGTGATAGTTTGTAGGAATGTGTGTTGTATAGAGAgcgagagggagagagagagagagagagcagaaTAGTTACAGAGAAGCAGGCGTTTGGCGTGAACTGTAAGGCAGAGCAGCAGCAGTAGCAATAAGGGAAGAGAGTGAGTATGAATGCAGAGAGAGAGCGAAAGAGAGCATGAAAGAGAAAAGGGTAGTGCGTTAAATGTTGCCAACAGCACTGCGCACACTGTACTCTGTACACAAAGCCTACTCCATTTGCGACGTTGCGTtatgaagagagagaagatggAGAGTGTATGTATACGtgtctgtatatatatagagagagagagagagaagaagataGATATAAACGGCGGTGAAGCGACGTTAAACAGTGACTGTGGGAAGTAGTAAAAGGCTATGGGTAGGCGTAGTGTTAGCAGCGGCCGTCATCCGTACTGCCGTTTCCCGAAGTAGTTGCATTCTTTGACAGCTTATTATAATCACTTCCTTCCCAACCAAACAcgcccccaccccaccccccccaccccatattttattttttcttttttcctttctggtctttatttatttaactccACGTCACAATCAAGTATAGTTTATTAGGTTTCTTATAgatttgatctaattatataaatacattatatttttataaaattataaatatatttttaataaaaattataaatattttaataaaaattaaattaagcttatataatttaaactcATTTCAAAACATAAATACACTTGAGTTagacataaatttaattaacttgtTCCGCATCAATCAcaacaattttatataacGAGTCAGATTCGATAAATCCCATTTGAACCAAAATTTAGCATCTTCATAACacaatgaatataatttaaagttttttttacaagtgttacattttatattacatttcaaatagaaaaattatatgaagaaaattcatattgttTGAATATTTAAGATGAATTTGTACCGtctacatataaaataaaatgggttaaatgcaatatactccttaattaatggaaataaacaatttatcccatatcaaaaataaataataatgtttttcctttattattataaatagagcaatttatccccctaacAATTTTTGTGAATTACATAcgcttttttattattatttaattttaattttaaaataatatttttatatatttatttgataatcatTTGATCTTGATCAATTGACGGTCAAATTTAAGAAATCCATGATGTAAATTTTATCTATTCAAATCAATGGtttaaagttaaattaataaattttaaggaaCGGATGGGGGATCTGAAACGGGAAGGGGCGAAGGAAAGGGGTGATGACGGAGGAGAAGGAAGGAGGAAGAGAGGAAGGGGGAGGGGGCTACGGCAGAGATGCAAGTGGAGCGCGGCGGGGGCAACTGAGGCACAGGAGGATGTATATGGTAGCGACAAGATAGCAACGGCGAtaattccaataaaaaaaaaggaaatatatatatatattcattttatataactaatatataacTATGTTTTAAACATATGACggcaaattatttattttttacagaaagtaaattgttcatttttcttaaCATAAAAGGGTAAAgtgcatttttttcaaaataaatattaatttatagtataatattatatatattattaatttgtaatataatattcgAGTTTAGGTTAAGTTGTGggtttattatattatatagtagAAGCAAACTTTAAGACTTAGAGATTAAAAGAAATACCTTTCgagaattcataattaaataacacattaatttagtataataattacaattatgcatgcatgtaaatatttaaaaactgGAGCGTGGCTTACAAGTACTTGATCCGCGTGTGGGGATGGCAACCGGAGCATGCAATGTCTCTGATGCATACGACCGATAAAAGGAGCTGAGCTGTTGGCAGGTTATACAACATAAGGGTAAAAATTGCTATTTCCACTCTCTTCTACGACGACAACTGTAGTCAAATGGGAGAACATTCTGAGCTTGGAGCCCAAAACCTCACTTTTACCCTCCTGCAGGGTTAAAAATGTCATACCCACCCATACTATTAAACAAGAAACCATGGTTAGACTAAAAGCTGGTTAAAGAACCCAAAATGCCCTTTAATCTAATTCCCTTGATGGGGTCTCTTTTCATTGTAGAGGGCTAAATTGGTAATTTTGGGATGCGGATTGTTGTTGATTTATTGCGTGtacttattataaatagagTGTTATcgatttttataaattgtacTCGTTTTTTATGATGTTTACATATATCGATGAAAACAGTGCTTGACCGATCATTTTGGTGTttgatatattcataattgaaCACGAAAGTGAAAACATAGCGTAATagattttaatcaaattgtcGTTACGATTGCCCTCATCTTTTTACCATTGAAACAATAGTAATTTGTTTAACTCTTTAATTTTAACCTAAAAATGGGAAAGATAAaatccattttcttgattttctggGAACATGGTGTACATACAAGGTCGGGATGAAATGCTATTTCCACTCTCTTGTGGGAGAACAAAAATAGCAGTTAAATGGGAGGAATTCATGACAGTAAATTGTTCAAGTCGAGCCCAACacattattattcatatttatctgAAGTATGataaagtttgaaattttgcatttattactaattttatcGAACTTTAAGTGGATGAAACATGATTTTAATACTAATAGATAGAGTTCGAGGGCTTATCgaacccaaaaaaattatttaaatttaaagaaattatatgaatGGATTTCAATGAAATAGgagcaatttaatttatttttgaagtggAGTGATGGATGAGAACATTCTTAGTTTGGAGGCCAAGGTGACTTTTAGTCTGGGTTAAAAAGATGGCAGTACTAAAGAAGAAAGCAtgattaaaacaaaaagggcAGGTTAAAAGAATctatttccatttttattaaCACGCTTTTGGGTAATTCTTTGATATTTACCTGAATATGGGAAACAGTAAAATCCATTTTTCTTGGCTTCCAAGGAAAATTTTATGTGCAGAGTGTTTTTCACAAATATGTATGGTATCATAATAGGGGGGGTGCAATTTTGAGGAATTTGTTTTGTTGAGAAAGGGGAAATTTATGGGGTCAGAggatattttgtaatttgtggggggcaaaatatttattatgttttgaagATTTCTAAGCAACGATTTTCTCTTTCCCCCAGAAAGTGGAGATTTTTTACTGTAGTAATTTTTGACAACAGTTTAATACAagtatttatcaatttattataatttttatttttgaattatttaaaattaactttgTATGACTTTTGCAGCTCgctagtaaaattaaaaatatttttgattttggttgttgcttaatttactattttctttgtgaaatgtttctttaaatatatatgtagtgagagtttttttaaatacatataaattaaaaggatTGAAGATTATTGTTTGGTTATATAgttgaaaacaaaaggaaagaGGGATTTGATTGGTTAGTTTTGAATGAATGTGTAATTAAAGTATGGTTTTGCGTGGTATATTTAAATTGGGGAAGTAGAAGGGCAGAAGCCCACAATGTCACATGATAAGTCTATATCAATAAATGAGGAATTTAAAGAGACATTATTCATTTCCCTTTTCACTATCTTATTACAAAAAactaatttcataaattatgtggatcaaaattatttcttttttattataataatcaacaaacaaagaaagaaacacaCCAAATCCAATTATTGTTCCTAATATAGCACCTACAACCTAGTCAAATAAAGTTCTTCAAATCActtactaatatttatatatatatatatatatatatattttaaactatacTCTACTTccctaaaatttgttataattataaatatttttaaaaattataaatactttcttatAATTAACGAAATTCTAACAAGTTCCCCCTCATGACAACTTATTGTAAAGTGGTATTTATTTGACGACTATTAATTTCAGggtatgtttaatttttcaaacaataatgaTGTAtccgttgtaatttacctttttgtttttaactaaatCGATATATAAGTTTGTTATGGCCATAATAAAGTTAACAACCAAATAAAGTTATTATAAGAGGGCGTCTGACTAGActtatttaaaacatcttataaatttttacgtATTCTAAGAtaattttagagtttataagatattaaaatttattttaaaaataagttaatgaattgtttaatataataagaatgtgaaatttataaaaattaaattatgaggTTCAACATTTAAGTCCCAGCAGACactgatttaattatatatgtttgtttttcatgTGTTTCTCCTAAAAGTTAGTTGgccattctttatttttgacaggtcgattattaattattgatttaattatacatacacaccTTTTTGGGTATATCTTTAAGtcattattttaaacaaaattttaattcaataaggTTGCAAGTTTGAATCCAACTCGACtcagttaatataaaaaatgttctGTTCGAATTGAAGCTTGTTTTAGCTCAACTtgattgataattaaataaagtttgaacacgaatttctaaatttgacaataattcaaataaatttgaataacgATATGTTGGGTTGAATTCAagctatttataaatttgcaaCATTGCATGAACAAGTTTGAAATtgtttatctcattttatataaatctattgtaattattttattattaacatcTTGAGGCAAACGCTAAATTGAAAAACCAAtactatgtttttttattttcaagttatctTCGGGGTAAATCAAAATATACCTATTGTTtgtcataaatacatacatatatatacacacacaaatacataaatatatatataaaaaagacatgatttgacagtgaacaataatttttgtctgaaaaaacacaatattaagCACACaatacttaaattattttaaaaaataaatccaaacatacatactatctctaacacatacttatttatctttgtttttttctttctatctccacaaaaacacaacacttagaaaatgaatccaaataCTACGCAATGATTTTTAGCTATATGTTATGGGAGGGCcgaatattttttcaaaatcttggCATGAATTGGACTTTGCCACacctaaataaattaaattataattaagggataattattcCGTCGTTCTTTGatatttagtgtaattatacataaatcccatataatttgaaaacttaCATTTTATAATCAGGAAGTTTTGtcttgtctaacaaataggtctaagtattagttaaaattatcgaatttgttgatattaacaaaataattgaataaaaaaattatttttatcatcgattaacttattattaacttaatgtaggtcaaaaaaatatttacaaactaAAATATCTGTATAAGagtaaacatatattttttaatttatagtattGACTTCTGaagatatataagaaaatttaattaaaaaaaataataataatacaatttgaGGGAGTGAAAAAATGGTGAAAGGTTTTTGGAGGGTCATGAATGAAACTCATGTGGGGGAGAAATATTCTGCAGCCAAATAAAGACATTCAACTGAGAGAAATAAAGCGTGGCCGACACGTGGAAGACTCGGAGAGGGTAGGCCATGGTCTACGAAGACCCTACACCCACTGAACTGAACGAATAAAGCGAATAGGCAGTACGACGGAGCAGGCGCAGCGTTCAGCCTTTAAACAGGGGGGGGTGGGGAGAGGCACAGGGCGCAGCGGCGCATCCGCCGGTGGGCCGCCGTCAGGCTGAGCCTCCGGTGGGCCCCCTCAACCCCAACCAATTTTCACACACTGGCGGTGACAGGCATTCAACGccatttctttctcttttgagGTGTTTGAAAAAGATTAGTGTTGGTTGTTGTGTCGCTTTCACTTTGTGGGgtctatttgtaattttcaacaACGTTGGGGGGTCTGTTTCATTAATCTCAAGTTATGGGGAAAGCTTTGagttgatatttaattcgattgtattatgaattaatgatAGTCTATTTATCATGTTTAGCACAATATGatccttttatttataagaaattcaTATTTGTGTGATTGATCTTCTCACTGAAAAAAGGTtaaacaaattcattttcaaattaaattcttacataaaaattatataaatacatgtaGTGAGATCAGTTTAGGAGGTGTctctaataattttaacatgaatacttatcaattttttttattaaagaatgaattttaatttatcatttttattattaaattactcaaaataagttttttttttttactaaaagtTACAAACAATTCTTCACCAACTATTGAATTTACTAATAAAgtacaattattaaattgtttttaaaaaaatacaaactttaaccttttttgtaaaataaatttatctaaagTTTGTTGTAACtacaaatatcttttaattgtttaaaaaaattataaatatccccataaatttataatacctaatatatattttattgtaatagcACATTGTAActgaatatttattatcagaaacatatatatatataaattttttaaataataataaaatatttataattctgataaattttaaaagagtgGACTATAGTtataaagaaaagggaaatgaTGTGGTGATAGAGTTTGTTGATTGGCGGTGTTTGTTGGGATGTGGCAATGATTGAGTGAGATTCTTGGTTTGGCGTTTTTCCCCATCATTTGTCGCCCcctgcctctctctctctctcagctCAACTTTCAAAATGGATCGTATCTCTCTCACTCTCGCTCTACATTTCTAATTCGCATTCatctcaaatatattattattattattattaatttaatggtTTACGATTCATATATGGACATgctgaatttttataatattaaaaaatcataaataatttattacacatATCatcttattttgtaaaaattaaacactaaaacttaataaaaatattaacatcatttgtacaaaattataacaaaatatacacATACTCTCAGAAAATATCAACAACACTACACAAACAATCCCTAATTTTGTGCTgacaagaataattttataaataagccATAAATCATAAAGTATAAAGATAATCATCCCTTAAAAGTAAATAGTGTTATCTTAGTCTCTAGataaaataatgttttctgaaaaaaggatatttcaaaaatttacagGTCAAGCCATCTAAAGAAATGATATTAATTCAGAATATATAGGTAAATAaagttatatacatataaatcacaattctctaaaaaattattttatttcttcaaatagtttccaattaactttttatattttgaaattcagGTGTAATAGTTCGTCTCCTAAaatctttttacaaaatacttTCACACATTTTATGaacttgtaaaatattttacacaGACTATAAACTCACCTAAATGCACTATAAATTTAGctttaaattttctctttcctttctagttcaatttctttataattgaatgcatacattaatattaacaCGATACCAATATAAAATAGAAGGATTCAAAATCGATTTATAAACTATTGGGATGtaattatgatgatatcataacataataataacattatcatatataatatctgTGCACAAGATCCCATAAATACTAGTGTATGATTGCACAATGACATGAGATTTCTATGGTTAGGAATAAAAGCCCATCCCTAGTTTCAACAAAATAGAGAGGCAAAATGGGAAATATTGCACGAAGATATGCATGCACCATCCATCATCATATACAGAGGAAAATAGAGTAGAAAAATACAGTGGGGTCTACTGGACTTTGTGTTgataagaaattaaagaagGGGATTGATGATACCCATCATAGGACCCGTGATAACTATCAAATCTTACTACGTGCatcatgtatgtatatgtgtatgtatactttaatgtattttaattatttagtcaGCTAAGTTCAGACcatatattatgaaatatttcgAAGCCCACACTGACAATCTGTCTCCAACAGAAACTCCCTTTACTTGCAAATTTTACCAAAGGTGCATATAGTGGTGATGGCTTGCTGCTAGCATTAGCCACGAGAAGTTTATTTCTGGTCTTGCACTACTGTAAATGAGTTATCACTAGAAAATATGAACAGGGAGGTTAAATGATGCTGAAGACTGATCGTCACTAGTTCAAGGTGAAGATATTGATAGGAAAGGATACATGATCATGAACAGCAGCAAAATGATTCATATTACAAGGGATTTTAATcggagaaagaaaagaaaccttGGAAGTTCTACGATTGTATCACGAGACCGGATCAGCGTTGTGCCATCCCTTTGTGCACGGTGGTATGCTCAtgaattcatcaaattctttAACATGAATGTCGCAGCATTTCCACTGCAATGTTTACAATCATGGAGAAATCACAAGAAGATTATGGGGAAAGCTTGATTCATTTCGTGTTTTTCCAGGGGTAGGGGTGATTTGGGAGGATGGATATCTTACCCCTCTCATCCTGTCATGGAAAACAGGCGGTCCAGGGTGGTAACTGCATGCAGTCTCATGATTATCCTTCTCTTTAAAAGTTTTACCGCATCCCTTATTTTTACAGATTTGAGGTTCGTTTATATCAACTATCTTCTTTGTTTGAGATGGACGGGCTTCTTGCGTATCTGCATTGCTTTTGCTAGATGCATCCACCGCAGGTTTCGGATTTGATTCTCTCGCATGTGAACCTGGAGAGGACAAAAGGGGTGAAAAAGGATAATTCTACACTGGGTCCAGGTTTTGGTGGGAAAATGAAACCGGAAaagcttaaaaaataaaatcaagtcCTAACATTGTCTGTAGTTTGGTAAAGATTTAGGATCAAACACCAAAGAATTCTATTTTCGATGTATTAATAGCTAATAGCTCAAAACTATATAAGTATTTTAGAGTCCTTTCCTTAAGCAAAGATTGCCTATCATGCTCGATACTAGCACCATACAATTCTTCTACAAGTAGTCAGAAAGTCAGACTGCAGACAAGAGACATACCATGGTCGGAGCAGAAAAATCCTTGGCGGCACCTGGGACAAGTCTCCTTTGAAGATGAATTGGTTGTGGGATTTGGAGCAGAAACTGGCTTCTTTGGAGCTGCAGCTGCCTTGGCGAGCACTGGTTTTTCAGTTGTGTGCTTCCCTGTCTTGCAACTTCAGATATCAATAGCAATCAGCTTTAAtcgacaaaaaatatataatgacaaACGAAAGTGCTTTCACAGTCCATTCATGCAAAGGAGATCAAACATAAAACTCAAAactcaaacaaatattcaattaGCCTAATACTGTAATTGATGGAGGAAACTCTACATATTAAAGGGAATTAAACACTGTCCTGTTAGAAATTCATGCTGGTAATTTGCAGATACAGATATGTGATGTAATGTCGCAGTTGATAGTATCAGCCTCAGacttaatttgaattagaacATAACAGCAGCTATATACAACAACATCTTTAAAGACCAAGGTCAGCAAAACCCTTGCTCATGGTCATGTACTGCAAAAGTTAAACCCTCCCAAAGATTCTAGCCGTGCCGTTGACAGAATACATAAgctggaaaaaagaaaagaaaggacaCATACCCAGgaatctccaaaaataaattgaaatcatGACTCCTTTTCTTGCAACAACTCCATTCTTTCATCCCATCATGAAATATTGGCTGGACAAAGCAAAACTTTTATTAACTTTAGGAATCTAAGGTTCATTTGTGTGATCAATTGagacaaaaacagaaaagaaaatgcaactTACACCCTGACGAAAGGGGCGTCGCAGCAACCACCAGGTGATGTAAGCCAAGCATCAGAAGATAAAATCAATCAGTGAATATTAAGGTGGTGGAAAATAACAAACAAATGGCATAAAAACACAGCTCAATGAAAGGTTGATGCATGGACCATGCTAACACAGTTATAATCAAATGAACATCAGACCAAGTGATCCTTGTTGTGCTATCAGTTGAAGTTCAACCAGACAATCATAAGATTCCAAATTACAAATCTATGCTTcaaacagaaaataataaaattccaaaataatatGCTAAACTATTCGTTGTGAAGAACAGAAGAAGAACCTCCACCCATCTAACCAACaacccaccccccaccccgtTAACACCCCACACCTTGAGAGAAAATAACATGTACAATAAAAAGAGGACTGGTCATATATAAAGTACACAAATAGATATTGGGGTGAAACTCAAGGTGTACGCTTGGCACtcaatataaagtaaaatcatattatcaaAACACACCAAGAAAACAGGGAACAGGAGAGCATAACAGGAAACGGGATGACTGGGTCGAAAAAGAATTCCAAATGATGATCACATTATGGGGATGGGAGATAGGATTTATTGCAGGTAAATATATCGGTAGGGTGCATTTGGATTGACAGATTTGgatcattttaaattcaaaggaTTTGAATTCCTTCAACTCTagttttgaactatattttgttgaatatggatggatttcaaattccgCTAATATGgagtcatttgaaataatttgtttaaatccTTCAGCCCAAATGTAACATAAAAGAACATTTAACGGAAGGGATTCGGGCAGCATAAAAACGAATATTTCATTGCCTAACTCCCAGCACTAGGTCCATCTCCAATCCCCATGGACCAATTTCTTCATGTATTCCCGTTCTCCTCCATGCATTTCTTAACTGTAAATAGCTGCTCTGGAGCATAGTTCCACGATTCTAGTGAGCTCAAACAAGTGGCGCCACCATCTGGAGacgaataaattacaaaactcCCCCacgaaacaaaattgttctaatggATCATAACGAACAACTCTATTCAGAGATATAAAAGAGGCTAAAGAATCGCATAACACAATCAGTAATGATTCATTAATCACATAACataatcatttctttttttttttttcaagtaaagAAAGCAAGAATGATTGAAGCAAGAAACTCCACCACctttataaacaaataagaaaCCATTCACCAAAAACAAAGATTTCGCACAGCACGACAATTCCACAGTTGAAAGTAACTGCCCTGAAACCTTTACAGCTAACAAGTACGCTCTCTTCAACCAACCAAACGAGCGaccgagagagagagagagagagagatgtacATACAGCATCATGGTAAGTACAACCACCATCGGGATTATCGTCTTCGGAAAACATAGCGTCACATCCGATCCTCTGGCATCGAACATTCTCcattctctctccctctcttttcTGCAAGACTCTGCGTGAGTTCAGTGTTATTGGAAGTTTATTCGTTCTGGAAAGTTGCTCATTTGGGCTTAGCCAGCCCCAATCTTGGTACTGTTTAGCCCATGTACATTATCTtgttatcaaaaaaataaaacataaagacAGAAACTTATGGTTAATGAGTTATAAAATGgtaaacaattaatttaatacaattttaaaatttcaatattatttcatcaatttgaatgaaaaaaattaattatcatgaacatgaaacaaaattaaatacaaatactataataaatttatttgaacgtgcttgataaataattgcttatttaaaataaaacgaaggcgaaaatacttcaaattaGTAATCATCACACTAGAAATTTCCCTCCACCACCCTAAATTAaagttttactattttataaaatatgactATGTTCTTATGGACTAAGaactctaattttattttttatgaattaagtagataactttttttttatataattttttaaatttcttcataCACTCCGttcgattttttataatttttttattttgaaaaaacagtaagaacaaagttgacaattttgtATCTcctttcaataattatataatttcatccaatattatgaaatgataaggagtattgataattacgttgaattttagaaaaaaaaaatattgtaatttatccattaaAGTATTaccaaaatattgtaattactTTGTTGGTGAAAACAGCGTGGGCGTAACATCGTCCACCCGATCCCCATGCTCCACAAATGGACCGTGTCCGCCACAAGTTCATTACCTACAAAGTCCGCCCACCTACCTACTACTTGTACTCCATCCCATCCCACCACTCAAGAACAAACAATGGCAGCTCTTTCTTGCGTCAATGCTTCTGCGCTAGGGCTTGCCTACCGCCGACCCGGTT
This region of Sesamum indicum cultivar Zhongzhi No. 13 linkage group LG4, S_indicum_v1.0, whole genome shotgun sequence genomic DNA includes:
- the LOC105160564 gene encoding cysteine and histidine-rich domain-containing protein RAR1-like isoform X1: MENVRCQRIGCDAMFSEDDNPDGGCTYHDAGPIFHDGMKEWSCCKKRSHDFNLFLEIPGCKTGKHTTEKPVLAKAAAAPKKPVSAPNPTTNSSSKETCPRCRQGFFCSDHGSHARESNPKPAVDASSKSNADTQEARPSQTKKIVDINEPQICKNKGCGKTFKEKDNHETACSYHPGPPVFHDRMRGWKCCDIHVKEFDEFMSIPPCTKGWHNADPVS
- the LOC105160564 gene encoding cysteine and histidine-rich domain-containing protein RAR1-like isoform X2, whose translation is MVSYLFIKVPIFHDGMKEWSCCKKRSHDFNLFLEIPGCKTGKHTTEKPVLAKAAAAPKKPVSAPNPTTNSSSKETCPRCRQGFFCSDHGSHARESNPKPAVDASSKSNADTQEARPSQTKKIVDINEPQICKNKGCGKTFKEKDNHETACSYHPGPPVFHDRMRGWKCCDIHVKEFDEFMSIPPCTKGWHNADPVS